The following nucleotide sequence is from Mesobacillus jeotgali.
AATATGTTAAAAGAATCATTTTAGCAACATAGTTATCTAAACATTTCGACAAAGTTTTTAGTAAAAACAGTTCTTCCTTCCTAGCAAAAAAATAAGATCTGGTCATTGACCAGATCTCAATCTGCAAGTTCTTTTCTTTTAAAAATATATATTGCCAATACTACAAATAAAATTGTCATTGATAAAGTAACACCTGTCGCTGGCCATACATGCTCAGGCCACTTTTCGGTAATCAACCTCTCAGAAACATAGGTAAGGAGCTGTGTCGGACTCCATTCAAGCAGGTGCTGGAAAGAGCCACCGATTATCGTAATAATAAAGACTGTAACAAGGGCAGCCATACCAGCTGCTACTGGCTGCATGAATACAGCACTGCAAAGGATTACGAAGGACAATACAAGTACGAGCCATAATGCATATAGCCCGAACGATTCCATGAAAGAGCCAAATGGAATAAACTCAAATAGAACGCCAGTATAATACCAGCTTGCCAGCATACCCATGAACAATGATAGGAGGATCAATATAAGTGCCGCTGCCCATTTTGAAGTAATATAAGAGAAATAGGAAACTGGTTTTACGAGAATCAGCTGTGCGACACCGCTCTTTCTCTCACCTGCAATTGTTCCCATCGTGGAAAGGACGATTACCAGTATCCCAATCAACTGATATTCTCCCAAGCTCATGATAAATACCTCCTGAGCGGAAGGTTCGGGCATTTCAAATACTGCCCCTTCCGGTAGACCGCCTACCGAATTAAGAATTTCAGGCAAGTAATAGGTGGTTAGCGGGTCCATCACCCCAAGCAAAATAAAAGTGATTGGCATCCAGATCCATTTGTAGTTCCTTGCCATCTCAAGGAATTCTTTGTTTAGTAAAGTGAACCACTGCTTCATTTTTGCACCACCTTCATGAACACATCTTCCAGACTGATAGAACCAATTTCATATTTCGTGAGAGGCCAGTTCTCTCTGGCTGCCTGGCTCAGTATAACCGCTTTGACTCCATCAAGATCTTCAGTGTAAATACTCGCTTTATTAACTTCAATTTGGATGGAATCAATCTGTGGATGTTCTGAAAGATGTTTTAAAAAGCTAGAGGCATCCTGGCTGAAAACAAGATCGATTTTTGACTGGTGATATTTCTCCCTGAATTCGTCCATTGTTCCAGATTCAATAATTTGACCATTGTGGAGGAACAGTATGCTTTCACACACTTCTTCCGCATCATTAAGAATATGGGTGGAAAATAATACAGTCGCCTCCTTCTTTAGCTTCTCCAGCAGTTCAAGGACCTCTCTTCTTCCGAATGGATCCAGTGCGGAAACTGGCTCATCCAGCATAATAAGCTTCGGCCTGTGAATGATTGCCTGAGCAATCCCCAGCCGCTGCTTCATACCACCAGAAAACTTGCCGATCCTCCTGTTTTTTGCATCCGCAATGCCCACAAGCTCGAGAAGTTCAGCGGACCGTTCCTTCGATTCCTTTGAACTTAACCCTGATAGCTTCCCAACATACTCGAGGAACTCTTTCGCCGTCATCCAGTCATGGAATACAGGATGTTGCGGAAGATAGCCAATCAATCTTCGATGGTCGCCACCCTGCTTTTCTCCTACAAAAGAAATCACCCCTTTGCTTGGCTCAAGAAGCCCGGAGAGCATTTTAAGAGTGGTCGTTTTCCCTGCACCATTTGCTCCGATTAACGCTACACATTTCCCATTTTCGAGCTCGAAATTCAAGCCCTTGATCACCCGCAAGTCTTTAAAACTCTTTTCCAACTTTTCAACTCGGACTAAGGGCATTATTGATTTCTCCTTCCAATCATGAAATAAAGGATAGGCCCAATGATATTAACCACTAATATGACAATAGCCCAAACCCATTTAGGCCCATTTGTTTTTTCTATCTTTATAAGATCAACCAGTGCAACAATCAATAAAATTACCTGAATGATGATTATAGGTGCAAGTAAAGTCCAATTTAAATCAGCGAATAATTCCATTTTGATAACCCCCTCATTTGTTTTACACCTATAAGACGGCTGAAGGGTAAAATCGTTCAAAAATTTTCGGGGAAATTTTTAATTAAACTTTCGGAAACCGAGATCTAATATCTAGCATAAAAAAAATATCCGGCAAATAACTGCCGGACATTTTTTTAAAAAAAGCCTTTTTAAAGAATCCTGAAAATGAATGGAATTCGATATTCCTGTCCTTCATATGCTTTTATCGCACCTACTATGGTGAATACCATGGCTAAAATCCCGATGACCCATAACATGAAGATCCCAATCAACAGGATGACAAGAATTCCGCTGACGATGCCATAAATAGTATAGGAAATAAAGAAGTTCATATATTCCCTTCCATGGTAATCAATATAGCTGGAATCATCCTTTTTAATCAGCCAGATAATCAGCGGCCCAAGAAATGCAGTAAAAAAGCTAATAACATAAATGCCTGCTGCAATAAGTCTTTCATCATTTTTCGGCATTGTCTTACTCCCTCCAATACTCTTATAGTTAAATTTACGGAGAAGGTGTAAAAAAGTTTCATTATTTGCGCACTTTTTCTTTATAATGAAAATTAATGGGTACTTTACAAACCCTTGCTACAAGCCATTGTGTAAAAAAATAAATTCGGGACAGGATGGAAAATGAACAGGATACTACTTAAGAATGCGAATATAATGCCAATCACCTCTGAGCCAAGCTCTAATTGTGATGTTCTTATAGAGGATGGAATAATAAGCAAAATCGATACTGATATTGCGATCGAGCCTGGTGATAAGCTTATTGAATGCGATAATAATTTTTTGCTGCCAGGCTTTATCGATGTCCACACCCATCTCGGCCTCTATGATGAAGGTACAGGCTGGGCCGGAAATGATGCCAACGAAACGATTGAACCGATGAGTCCCCATGTTCGGGCGATTGACGGTGTTTACCCGCTCGACCCTGCATTTGGCGATGCCCTTAAATATGGTATTACCACTGCACATGTTATGCCAGGAAGTGCGAATGTAATCGGCGGAACGACATCTGTTATTAAAACGGCTGGAAAAAACATTAAGAATATGATCATCCAGGAAACAGCAGGACTTAAAATTGCCCTAGGTGAGAATCCAAAACGAATCCATAGTATGGGGAATAAAGATTCCATCACACGTATGGGAATCATGGGGATGCTTAGGGAAGCTTTTTACGACGCGATGAATGCTGATAATCCTGATTCCTTGAGGATTAAGCCGATCATTAAAGCATTGAACAGGGAAATACCTGTCAGGATCCATGCCCATCGAGCAGATGATATCATGTCTGCAATCAGGTTTGCGGATGAATTCAATCTGGATTTGCGAATCGAGCATTGTACGGAAGGCCACTTGATTGCAGAAGAGCTGGCAGGCCTTAATTTGAAGGTTTCGGTAGGGCCAACGCTCACCCGCCGCTCTAAAGTGGAACTTAAGAATAAGAGCTGGAAAACCTATCAGGAATTGACAAACCATGGTGTGGAAGTATCTGTCACGACTGATCACCCTTACACCCCGATCCAGTACTTAAATCTTTGTGCGTCTATTGCGGTAAGGGAAGGTTTATCTGAACAAAAAGCACTCGAGGGAATTACAATTTTGCCAGCAAGGAACCTGCGGGTCGATGACCGTGTCGGCAGTATCGAGCCTGGGAAAGATGCTGATCTGGTCCTTTGGAATCAACATCCATTCCACTTCAGCGCAAAGCCAATATGGACAATGGTCAATGGCAAGATTGTTTATCAAAATTAGTCGAAATTCGGTGTAGATTCTTGCCAAAAAAACACAGAAAAAAAGGGCGAAAAAACTATTTTCTTTTTTGAAAATATCCTGTATTATACTCTTTGGAAATAAAATTTCATAAAGCAAAGTGATTAGGGAAGGCAAATGGTGCGCCACCAGTATCCTGGTTCTAGTGGGTTCGATTCCCACCCCGAAATTTTTTAGCAACTTACAAAAAATTTCGAGGGTGGCCGTGTAGTTACATTCGCACGGGATAGGACTGCCCTGCGTGGAGGGATACAAAATGCTCAAGAAACGCGATCTGCATGATTGCCATGAATTATTTGAGCTGATGGCGCATCCGGAGGTCTTCCCTTTTGTGCGCCAGAAGGCACATTCATATGAAGAATTCGTATTTGTCACGAAGCAGACAATTGAAGCCGAAGAGCAAGGAGAACTGATTTCCCGTACCATCCTTGATGAGTGGGGAGATCCAATCGGCACGATCAACCTTTTTGATATCCAGGAAGGAGCCGGATTCTTAGGCACATGGCTCGGGAAACCTTTTCATGGCAAAGGGTACAATACATTGGCAAAGGATGCTTTCTTCCAGGAATTATTTTATGAACTAGGGATCGAAACGATCTTTATGCGCATCAGGAAAGTGAATATCCGTTCGATTAAAGCCGCAGAGAAATTGCCTTATGTGGTAAAAGCGAACGAAACGCGCAAGCACATTTATGATCAGCTGAATGCTAATGGCGAGATTTATGATTTGTATGAAATCCCAAAAGACCAATATACTCTGTACCTGAAAAGGTCTGGTATCCAGGAAGATGGAGCTGCCCAATTGCTGGAGGCATAATTTAATACCATATAGAAACGCCCTGAAAAATGAACAGGGCGTTTTCTAATTCAGCAGATCCTGCCCTGTTGCTTCTTCCCGTTCCGATAAGGAAGCTTCAGACAGGAATAATTCAAGCTCGGCATCTGTCAATGTTTCATACCGTCCATCCTCAAAGAACACCTGCGTCTGATTTGGGTTGATCCTATTCATATTAAACCCTATTCCCATTTTAACCACCCCCGCTTAATTAAACTAAATACTGAAAATAATTAGATAATTCGATTCAAAAAGATTGCTAATTGCTAGTAGTTTTCCCAACCTGTTTCATGTTATTCAATTAGGTTTTTTCATTAACGTTCAGCATATTACCAGCCTGTTTCAAAAGAAAAATAAAAAAAACGCCATTTGGCGTTTTTGGGGCCCATTCTATAGGTTTTCACGAAAAGCTTTTCCAAGCACATCTTTTCCACCTGTAATAGGGATGATACTGCCGGTTATGAAACTTGAATCATCATTCGCAAGGAAGCTTATAACTCTTGATATATCTCCCCCGGTACCCGGTCTGCCTACCGGTACTGAAGGGTCCTTTGAATCTAAAGATTCGCTGATCGCTCTTTCTTTCCACTCACCTGTTATGTCACCAGGACAGACCATATTGGCTGTGATCCCGTTTTCCGCTTCTTCCATCGCAAGTGTCTTTGTCAAAGAAGCCAATCCTGACTTTGCTGCCGCAAAAGCAGATCTGTAAATCCACCCTGGAGCCGACTCGACTCTGTCGAAACCAACAGTAATAATTCTTCCCCACTTCCGTTCCCTCATAGATGGTATGAGCAAATTAGATAAATAGAAAACCGCATTTAGATTGCCATTGATCAAGTACGTCCATTCATCGATCTGATAGTCAGCCATCTTTTTCCTCTCCGAAATGTATGGTCCGGCATTATGAACGACTATATCAATCGCAGTGAATTCCTTCAGGGCCTGCGAAACAATCTGCTTACAGTTATCATAGTTTGTGATATCCCCCTGAACACAAATATTTTTTGTGTTGAACCGATTCGATAATTCTTCAGCAAGCTGTTCAGCCTCTGTTTTACTGTTACGATAATTAATGATTATGTTTATTCCTTCAGCAGCAAGCTGAAGTGCTGTTCGCCTTCCTAAACCGGTGGCACCTCCGGTAATCAAAGCAGTTTTATTTTCCACAACGGTACCCCTCATCTTCCTAGATTACTTATCCCTATACTAAAAAGAAGCCAGCTGTTTTGCAACTTTTAACCTTTATACCGCAAATGGGCTTTAACCGCTGGGCCGGTGCCTGCATATACTATTCATATCGAAGATGGTCTGCTTGAAAGGCGGGATATAATTGTTTCCTTGGAATCTATTGCCGTTTGACCGAAATACACAGAAAAAGTTTTTGGAAATGAAACCAGATGAAATCGAAAATTATGTCCAGCAAATGATGGGCAAAATGCTTCAGCCAAATATGCAAGGAATGTTAAAGCCTGAAGAATGGCTCAAAGGAATGCAGCAGCAAAATTCAACTGAGCCAGTCAAACCGAACACCGGATTAAAAGCGGATATGTTTGAAACTCATGATTTTGTTTTTGTAAGGATTCCTCTAAAAGATGAAGCTCTACTAAAACAAATGAAACTGTTCTATACCTCGAACCAGGTAATCATCGAACACATTCCTGATCTATCAGATAAACACACACTAGTATTGCCAGCAACCGTCAAGCGTAAGGGAGCAGCAGCAAACTACCGGGAAGGTGTACTGGAACTAAGACTGCAAAAAATAGTTGATATGCAATATGCTGAAATCGATATATCAAAATGAGCTCAAAAAAAAGAACAGCCTGATGGCTGCTCTTTTCATTTATTATTTTCCAATGAACATTTGTGTCCAATAGTTGCCTGTTGCTACATGGCCAACGCCAATGTGTGTATAGCTAGAGTTTAGGATATTCGCACGGTGACCTGAACTGTTCATCCACGCATTTACTACTTCCTCTGGAGTACGCTGACCCATTGCGATATTTTCACCAGCTGAACGGTATGAGATTCCAAACTTCTTCATCATATCGAAAGGTGAACCATAAGTTGGGCTAGTGTGGCTGAAGTAGCCTTTGTTTTGCATATCTCGGGATTTTTCCCTCGCTACTTTGCTTAGCTCAGTATCAAGCGCAAGTGGCTTTAAACCATTCTTGGCTCTCTCTTGATTTGTCAACTCTACCACTTTTTGCTCGTAAGCACTAACTGCTGAAGATACAGGTGCTGCAGCTTGTTCTTGAGCAGGGGCTTTAGCTGGCTCTTGTACTGGTGCTGGAGCTGGAGCTGGTGCCGGTGCTGGAGCTTTTACAGGCTCTTGTACGTTTGTTGGCGCAGGAGTTTTTACAGGCTCCTGGACGGTAGCTTTAGCTTGCTGAGCCTGTTTCCATGAAAATTGATAGTTCTTAAAATACTTTTGTAAAATAGAATTGATTTGTTCATTACTTAAGTTACCACTCTGATAATAGTAAACTTTTGACTGTATAGTAGATGCATCTGCTTTATCCATAGCAGGATTTGCTGCGAATAATGCTGCAGCTGCGAAAGCTGTAAGAATCATTTTCTTTTTCATTCCCGAATTCCTCCCGAAATATTAGTTTGTCTCTCTCTTGCAAACTAATCATATCATGGTTTTTTTGTAATAAACCTGGAATAAAACGGGAAAACTATTATTATATCAATAATATTTCCGCTGGATTTTTCACTCGAGCTCGAAAAACCAGGAATACAAAGGCTTTCAATGATATTATGCATATTTTCTTTTCATTGCAGTATTTTCCTATTTACTTTCATAAATACCATCAGGACCACAAATAGGAAAAATAAAGGGATTGACAGTTTTTGTGATCGTGATGGTTCATGACATTTTTTTCGTTAATATGACAATAATTAAAGTATGTTACACGACATTTTGTCCTGCTAAGTTTTTATCTTTATTAGCATGCGAAGGCAATGGCATGAAAAAAAGCGGCAATCGCCGCTTTCCCTTTAATGCCCACTTTCTTCATGGGCATCTGTATCATCTTCATCCATATCTTTCATTTCAGTGGATTCCGCACTTCCCTCTGGCTCGCTTGGGCTGCCTACCACAAATTCAACCTTTGGCATGTTATGCATGCTCCGCGCTGTTACGTGAGCAATAATATAATAGGTCCCTTCTTCACTGAAGGCTTTCTTCAAGCGATAAATTCCGCTTTCACCGTGTTCCACTACTATCTTTTCATGTTCCTCCGCCTGTGAACGCCATATTTCAAACTTCACCTCGTCGGCATCCTCTACTTCTTCTGTACCATAAGTAACCTTAGCCTCGAAAGTAACTTCTTCATTTAATTGAGCCTTTTCCGGACTTGCTGTAAGCTGAACATCCAGAAATTGCGGTTCATCTTCTACTTCCTGTTGGGCACAAGCTGTCGCTGACAATCCCATCAATACTGTCATTAATATAAGCAAAAATCGTTTCATTCAATAAACCCCTTAAAATAATAATGTTGTATAACCCATAATTTTTAAGTCGAAAGGTGGACTAACTGCATTTACAATCATTTAGAAAACAGAAATGAAGCCTAAAACTTTATAATTCCACGGCGGGAAAATAGAGCCTGATGGTCGTTCCTTCTCCTAGCTCACTTGCTATTTCCATTTTACCATCATGCAGCTTCACTAATTTATCAACAATTGCCAGACCAAGTCCAGTACCACCATCGGCCCTCGATCTAGCCTTATTCACTCTATAAAAGCGTTCAGTTAGCTTGTTGACATCTTCTTCAGGAATTCCAATTCCAGTGTCTTCAATTTCAACTTTACATCCATAGGAATGCTTGGAAAGTATGACAGAAATCCTTCCGCCACTCTTTGTATAGCGAATCGAATTATCGATGATATTCTGGAATATCTGTTCAAGTCTCCCCTCATCTCCGTTAATAATGATATCTGGATCAAGTTCAAGTGTTAAGCTGATATTCTTTTCTTTTAAGGCTGGTCCATATTTGATAATAAAATCCTCAATGAGCTGTGCCAGTGAAAAAGGATTTTTAATTAAACGATATTCATCCGCATCCAGTCTCGATAAATCGAGAAGATCTTCAACAAGCTTTACCATCCTGCGAGATTCCCTGTTAATAAGCCTTAAATATTTATTTTTTTCATCATTTTCTTTTATCATCCCAGTTTCAAGTGCTTCGCTATATCCCTTTATATAGCTGATTGGAGTCCTCAGTTCATGAGATACATCGGCGAGGAATTCCCTCTTTTTCTCATCCTCTTTCTGGACAGACTCAGACATATGATTGAAGGCTTTAGCAAG
It contains:
- a CDS encoding FixH family protein, with protein sequence MKRFLLILMTVLMGLSATACAQQEVEDEPQFLDVQLTASPEKAQLNEEVTFEAKVTYGTEEVEDADEVKFEIWRSQAEEHEKIVVEHGESGIYRLKKAFSEEGTYYIIAHVTARSMHNMPKVEFVVGSPSEPEGSAESTEMKDMDEDDTDAHEESGH
- a CDS encoding sensor histidine kinase — its product is MISFSDSLFKKLWLTVTATILVTVLYSFFLSYLFYEKLYVDIVEESLIEEGNRLASDYTGGPLTDEMRERVDWYNEKSESEVFLVSNPKELSACLPYSIDYETLIGKEDRELLLKGEPVMKSGFEERFGRKILAVAIPLLDNNRLEGIIYLYVPLAKISELTVDFSFLWLIGGVLFIIIAAFLGFKMLHRLTRPLAAMKEAAERVSGGDYSARVNIKSEDEIGQLAKAFNHMSESVQKEDEKKREFLADVSHELRTPISYIKGYSEALETGMIKENDEKNKYLRLINRESRRMVKLVEDLLDLSRLDADEYRLIKNPFSLAQLIEDFIIKYGPALKEKNISLTLELDPDIIINGDEGRLEQIFQNIIDNSIRYTKSGGRISVILSKHSYGCKVEIEDTGIGIPEEDVNKLTERFYRVNKARSRADGGTGLGLAIVDKLVKLHDGKMEIASELGEGTTIRLYFPAVEL
- a CDS encoding PLD nuclease N-terminal domain-containing protein — translated: MELFADLNWTLLAPIIIIQVILLIVALVDLIKIEKTNGPKWVWAIVILVVNIIGPILYFMIGRRNQ
- a CDS encoding CAP domain-containing protein; translated protein: MKKKMILTAFAAAALFAANPAMDKADASTIQSKVYYYQSGNLSNEQINSILQKYFKNYQFSWKQAQQAKATVQEPVKTPAPTNVQEPVKAPAPAPAPAPAPVQEPAKAPAQEQAAAPVSSAVSAYEQKVVELTNQERAKNGLKPLALDTELSKVAREKSRDMQNKGYFSHTSPTYGSPFDMMKKFGISYRSAGENIAMGQRTPEEVVNAWMNSSGHRANILNSSYTHIGVGHVATGNYWTQMFIGK
- a CDS encoding GNAT family N-acetyltransferase, translated to MLKKRDLHDCHELFELMAHPEVFPFVRQKAHSYEEFVFVTKQTIEAEEQGELISRTILDEWGDPIGTINLFDIQEGAGFLGTWLGKPFHGKGYNTLAKDAFFQELFYELGIETIFMRIRKVNIRSIKAAEKLPYVVKANETRKHIYDQLNANGEIYDLYEIPKDQYTLYLKRSGIQEDGAAQLLEA
- a CDS encoding ATP-binding cassette domain-containing protein — its product is MPLVRVEKLEKSFKDLRVIKGLNFELENGKCVALIGANGAGKTTTLKMLSGLLEPSKGVISFVGEKQGGDHRRLIGYLPQHPVFHDWMTAKEFLEYVGKLSGLSSKESKERSAELLELVGIADAKNRRIGKFSGGMKQRLGIAQAIIHRPKLIMLDEPVSALDPFGRREVLELLEKLKKEATVLFSTHILNDAEEVCESILFLHNGQIIESGTMDEFREKYHQSKIDLVFSQDASSFLKHLSEHPQIDSIQIEVNKASIYTEDLDGVKAVILSQAARENWPLTKYEIGSISLEDVFMKVVQK
- a CDS encoding DUF4870 domain-containing protein translates to MPKNDERLIAAGIYVISFFTAFLGPLIIWLIKKDDSSYIDYHGREYMNFFISYTIYGIVSGILVILLIGIFMLWVIGILAMVFTIVGAIKAYEGQEYRIPFIFRIL
- a CDS encoding SDR family oxidoreductase, translated to MENKTALITGGATGLGRRTALQLAAEGINIIINYRNSKTEAEQLAEELSNRFNTKNICVQGDITNYDNCKQIVSQALKEFTAIDIVVHNAGPYISERKKMADYQIDEWTYLINGNLNAVFYLSNLLIPSMRERKWGRIITVGFDRVESAPGWIYRSAFAAAKSGLASLTKTLAMEEAENGITANMVCPGDITGEWKERAISESLDSKDPSVPVGRPGTGGDISRVISFLANDDSSFITGSIIPITGGKDVLGKAFRENL
- a CDS encoding ABC transporter permease, with protein sequence MKQWFTLLNKEFLEMARNYKWIWMPITFILLGVMDPLTTYYLPEILNSVGGLPEGAVFEMPEPSAQEVFIMSLGEYQLIGILVIVLSTMGTIAGERKSGVAQLILVKPVSYFSYITSKWAAALILILLSLFMGMLASWYYTGVLFEFIPFGSFMESFGLYALWLVLVLSFVILCSAVFMQPVAAGMAALVTVFIITIIGGSFQHLLEWSPTQLLTYVSERLITEKWPEHVWPATGVTLSMTILFVVLAIYIFKRKELAD
- a CDS encoding amidohydrolase, whose product is MNRILLKNANIMPITSEPSSNCDVLIEDGIISKIDTDIAIEPGDKLIECDNNFLLPGFIDVHTHLGLYDEGTGWAGNDANETIEPMSPHVRAIDGVYPLDPAFGDALKYGITTAHVMPGSANVIGGTTSVIKTAGKNIKNMIIQETAGLKIALGENPKRIHSMGNKDSITRMGIMGMLREAFYDAMNADNPDSLRIKPIIKALNREIPVRIHAHRADDIMSAIRFADEFNLDLRIEHCTEGHLIAEELAGLNLKVSVGPTLTRRSKVELKNKSWKTYQELTNHGVEVSVTTDHPYTPIQYLNLCASIAVREGLSEQKALEGITILPARNLRVDDRVGSIEPGKDADLVLWNQHPFHFSAKPIWTMVNGKIVYQN
- a CDS encoding Hsp20/alpha crystallin family protein encodes the protein MFPWNLLPFDRNTQKKFLEMKPDEIENYVQQMMGKMLQPNMQGMLKPEEWLKGMQQQNSTEPVKPNTGLKADMFETHDFVFVRIPLKDEALLKQMKLFYTSNQVIIEHIPDLSDKHTLVLPATVKRKGAAANYREGVLELRLQKIVDMQYAEIDISK